The genome window GACACTTTCCAGCCACAGCGGTGGGGTCGCGGCCTCACGCAGGACAAGGAGTTGCTCACATGAAGGCATGGCGTGGCATCCCGGTGCTCGTGTCCGTTCTCTGGGGAGGGCTCCTCGCGGTGGGGTGTGGTCCCGCGGTCGAAGGAAGCGACGCGGAGGGCGAGGCGGCGGTGGAGTCCGCGCGGGCCGACGTGGTGGCGGCGGGCCGGGCCTGCACGTCGGAGCGGGTGATGCCCTCGGGCACGAAGCCGGAGTGGCTGGTGCGTGGCGTGGACCGGCTGTTCTTCAGCGCGGACTCGGAGGGGCAGGGCCGCGAGCTGTGGAGCAGCCCGGGAGGCGGCGGCTGCGCGGGCGTGGTGAAGGACATCCGGGCGGGAGCGCAGGGCTCGGTGCCGCGCTACCTGACGGCGCTGGGGCGCTGGGTGCTCTTCGCGGCGGATGACGGGCTGCAGGGGCCGGAGCTGTGGCGCACGGACGGCACGGAGGCGGGCACGGTGCGGGTGCTGGACGTGTGGCCGGGCGAGCGGGGCTCGGCGCCGCGCGCGCTCACCCGCGTGGGCACGTTCGTCTACTTCCTCGCGGAGGCGCCGGGAAATGGCCAGGAGCTGTGGCGCACGGACGGCACCGCGTCCGGCACGCGGCGGGTGCACGCGTTCGTCCCCGGCAGCGACGTGTTGCAGCTCACGGCCTGGGGTGAGCGGCTCGCGCTGGTCTCCTACGACGCCGAGGCCGCGGTGCTGTGGGTCGTGGAGCCGAGCGGCGAGACGCGCGAGGTGTTCCGCTCGGCCGTGGGCGTGTTCGACTCGCTGACGGCGGTGGAGCGTCGGCTCTTCTTCGTGCGCGACACGGGCGAGGGCATCGTGGAGCTGTGGGTGGTGGCGGGGCGCCAGGCCGTCGCGACGAAGGTGCGCGACTTCAGCGGAGGGGCGCCCTCGGAGCTGACCGCGTTGGGGGGCCAGGTGTTCTTCCATGCGGGCTCGGACGGCAACTACGGTGAGCTGGGCGACACGCGGCACGGCGGCGAGCTGTGGCGCAGTGATGGCACGACGCTGGGAACCCGCATGGTGCGGGACATCTGGCCGGGGCCGAAGGGCTCGCTGCCCTCGGACCTGGTCGCCATGGACGGCGTGCTGTACTTCGCGGCGGAGGACGGCTGGCGCGGGCGCGAGCTGTGGCGCAGCGACGGCACGGCCCTGGGCACGTGGATGGTCTGGGACCTCCAGTGGGGGGCGGAGGGCAGCGAGCCGCGGCAGCTGGTGGCGCAGGACGGCTGGCTGTTCTTCTCGGCGACCACCGCCGCGCATGGCCGCGAGGCGTGGAAGAGCGACGGCTGGCTGTGGAACACGCGCCGGCTGACGGACATCGCCCCCGGCACGTCGTCGTCCAACCCCCGCTCGTTCGTGCGCTCGGGCCGCGACGTGTTCTTCCTCGCCAACGAGGCCGCCGTGGGCGAGGCGCTCTGGGTGTTGCCGCTCCACGGCGCGTGGCCGTGCGCGGGCCCCCAGGGCGGGAAGGGCTGCTGAAGTCCCTCAGGCGGCGCGGCGGCTCGCGGGCGTGGGCCGCACGTCGCCGAAGTTGGGCGCGGGCAGGACGATGGTGGGCGACAGCCCTGGCGCCAGCAGGTGGGACGTCAGGAGCGAGGACGGGTGGAAGTTCACGAAGGCGCCCTCCACCGCGGAGGGCCCGGCGAAGAGCTTCTCCACCACCATGGAGGAGTATTGCAGCAGGGAGTCCTCGCGGCTGTTGCCGTTGAGCACCACCTCCCAGCCCATGTGCTCGGCGAAGCGGCGCACGCCGGGGATGGCGGAGAGCAGCGGCGTGTAGCTCTCCGTGGCCACGCCGTTCTCGCTGGTGACGAACACCTCGCGCGAGGTGGCCACCGCCAGGGACATGTTGCCGCGCGTGTGCCCCGGCGTGCTCAGGATGGCCGCGCCCGTGCCCAGCCACGTGTCCCCGTCCAGCAGCACCACGCGCTCCTCGGGGATGTCCGCGCCGCCGGGGACGAACCACACCGACTGCATGGGGTGCAGGTCCTTCACCATCTCCCACTCCGCGCGCTGCACGAGCAGCTTCGCGCGCGGGAAGTACGCGGACAGGCCGTCACCGCCCAGCCACCCGCGCAAGTCCTGGATGTGCAGGTGGTCGAAGGCGAGGAAGTCCACGTCCCCGGGCGTCAGCCCCAGCGAGGCCAGGTGGCTCTGCACCGTGCCGTGCTGGGTGGACATCACCTTGTCGGAGACGAACGCGCCGTAGCGCTCCCTCAGTGAGCGGTAGAAGGGCGCCGCCTGTCCCCGCTCGTAGTCGGAGGGGTTGAACAGGAGCGTGCGCCGCTCGCCGTTGGCGTCGACGAACTGCACCACCTGCATGCGGTGGGTCATCATCACGTAGGGCGCCGGCGAGCTGGCCGCGCCGCTGAAGGCGAACAGCGAAGGGTAGGGGAAGGTGACGAGCTCGCACGTGGCCACCGCCGCCACCGGGCCCTCCTGGACGAAGCGCTCGCGGGCCTGGAGCGCCGCGCGGCGCAGCTTCTGGAGGCGCGGGCCGGGCAGCGTCTCGGCGTGGGCCTCGGCGAGGAAGGGCAGGGGGCGGAACGCGGGGCTCTGGCTCATGGGCTCACCGTGACTGCGAGAGGTCGATGACCTTGGCGACCGGAAAGGTGATTCGTGAGGGCATGTTCTCGCGCCCCCGGGCCGTCCCGCCAAGTCGCCTGGGACGTGTTTCGCACGAGCGTCCGCCAGTCCACAGGCGCTCCTTCCGGGCGGCCTCACTCCGGGCGAATCGGGCCTGGACGTCGACGGGCGTCCGAGGCGGGTTTCCGCTCGCCGGTCGGCTGGTCCCCGGGGCGTCCCGTGGGGCTTGTTCCGAGGATGTGGGCGACACGCGCGGCCTTCCTGTATAGGGTCACATGGTCATGGCGAGGAAGTCCGACACTCTCTCCGAAGAGGTCCTCCCGGAGGACGTCCGGCTCGAGGCCTCCCTGCGTCCGCGCTCGTTCGACGAGTACGTGGGGCAGGGCTCCGTCGTCGAGAAGCTCAAGGTCTACGTGCAGGCGGCCCGGAGCCGCGGTGAAGCGCTGGACCACTGCCTGTTCTCCGGGCCCCCGGGCCTGGGCAAGACGTCGCTGGCGCACATCATCGCCAACGAGCTGGGCGTGGGCATCCACGTCACCAGCGGCCCCGCGCTCGAGCGCAAGGGCGACCTGGCCGGTCTGCTCACCAACCTGAACGCGCGCGACGTCCTCTTCATCGATGAAATCCACCGCCTCAACGCCGCCGTGGAGGAGTACCTCTACCCGGCGATGGAGGACTTCCGGCTGGACATCACCATCGACACGGGGCCCGCCGCCCGGGCGATGAAGATTGACTTGCCGCCCTTCACCCTCATCGGCGCCACCACGCGCACGGGCCTGCTCACTTCTCCGCTGCGCGACAGGTTCCAGATTCAGGAGCGCCTGGAGTACTACGACGCCCAGGCGCTGGAGCTCATCCTCCACCGCTCCGCGCGCATCCTCGGCATCCCCCTGGACAAGGACGCCGCGCACGAGGTGGCCACGCGCTCGCGTGGCACGCCCCGCATCGTCAACCGGCTCCTGCGCCGGCTGCGCGACTTCGCGGAGGTGGAGGGTGACGGGCGCATCACCCTGGCGCTGGCCAAGAAGTCCCTGGACCGATTGGGCGTGGACGCCAGCGGGCTGGACTCCATGGACCGCAAGATTCTGCTCACCATCCTGGACAAGTTCGGCGGGGGCCCGGTGGGGGTGGAGACCATCGCCGCCAGCGTGGGCGAACAACGCGATACCATTGAGGACGTGTACGAGCCCTTCCTCATGCAGGAGGGCTTCCTCCAACGCACGCCCCGGGGCCGGATGGCCACGCACCGCACCTACCAGTATTTCAAGAAGCAGCCACCGCCCACGCCCCAGGGCAGCCTCTTCTGACCCCCCGCGAGCCATGAGCCAGGCCACCTCTCCCGCGTCTCCCGCCTCCGGACCCACCACCCTCCGCGTCGCGCGTGACTTCTACGCGGACCTGATGCGGGCCTCGCAGACGTCGCGCGCGGGCTACCTCGCCGAGCGCGAGCGCTGGCTGCGCGGCGTGCCGGTGGATGGCCGCGAGGAGCTGCTCTTCGAGTTCGAGATGCTGCTGCGCGCGGTGGAGCGCTACCTCAACCTCACCGCCGTGGTGGACGCCAAGGACCGGCCGCTCGTCACCCGCGACTTCCACGAGGAGCTGGTGGACGTGCGCGACGCCATGGACCGCGCCATCCGCGTCGCCCGCCACCTGCAGGACCCCGACAGCGACCAGAAGATGGTCTTCCGCAAGTACGTGGAGACCCAACTGGCCGACGACCGGGTGCGCCGCGCGCTCATCGAGGAGGAGCTGGACCAGCAGACCGCCCCGGAGAGCCTCTTCGTCCTGCGCGAGGACCTGGACGCGCTGCGAAACCTCCTGGACCACCTGCTCCAACTGCCCACCGCGCGGCTCAACCTGTTCCAGGACCTGGGCAAGCTCGCGCTGAAGGAGATCGTCCTCAACCGCTACTTCCGGCCCTTCCGCCCGCTGGAGTTCCGCGTCGAGTACGACCGGCTGCGCTCCGTGCGCATCCTGGACACCCTGTCACAGATGTCAGAGGAGCCGCGGACGGCCTTCGCCACCGCCTTCCTGGGCCTGTTCCGGCTGTTGCACTACCTGTCCTACGTGGACGCGGAGGCCACGCCGCCCGTGCCGCGCCGCGTCCGGGTGCTGCTGGCCCTGGTGCGCAGCGAGACACACGCCCTGGCCACGTGGATGCACGCGGAGCTGTCCCCGAAGGCAGGCTCCAAGGCGCTCCAGGCCGCCGCGCTGAGGGCCGCGCGGGACCTCGCCAAGGAGGCCGAGCGCATCGGCCGGGAAGTGCTCGCCCACGTGGACCGGGAGCCGGACGCGCCCCAGCGCGCCGCCGCAGCCTTCACCACGCTCCTGCGCACGCAGGTCGTCGCGCTGGTGGAGTCGCTCGCGCCCAATGGCGGCCTGACGGACGGCGTCTTCGACCACCTGGTGAGCCCCCAGGACGCCGCGCTGCGGCTGCGCAAGGACCTGTGGGTCTACGCCCAGCTGTGCCGCGCCGCCGAGGGACACCTGCGCGCCGACGACGTCCCCGCCGCCGAGCGGGCCCTGGACGCCCTCAAGAGCTTCCTGGGCTACTTCCACGACGGCGGCTACCAGCTCTTGCGCTACGCGGACTACGACGCCTTCGACCGCTTCACCGCGCTGCTGGTGGAATTGCCCTGGCCGCCCGAGGGTCCCGGCATCCGCTCCCGCCTCGCCGAGGACCTGCGCCGCTTCAGCCAGACCCTCGAGTCCACCTTCCACGCTGTCAGCCGCCGCACCCTCCTGCAGGGCAGGGGCTTCGACCGCCAGGAGGCCGAGGCCCTGAGGGACCGCTTCGTGGCCCCCGCGCCCCGCTGAGCCGTTTGTCGCGGGGTTGCGAGGACCCACGCCCACGCGCACCGTATGACGCAAGCCCCCACGACGGGTGCTCATACGGGGCGTGTTTGCTTCCAGCCAGTTCCTTGCGCTATGGACGCCCCCGTGTTGCATGGAAGACACGCTTCGTTACGAAGCGCGTCACGGTGATGGGCGGCGGCGGAGGCGGTGATGGAATCCCGGACACCAATGTCACGGTTTCGGGCGATTTCACCGGGCCTCCAACGGGGGGCGGGTGTCTGGCCACGATGGACACCCACCGCGATGTCAGAAAAAGACCAGCCATTCCAACGGGTTCGAGCCACTCAAGGACCCCACGGAGGCCCCCGGGATGTCACGTAGTCGTGGCATGCCACTTGCTGAATCTGCGCGTCGCGTCAGACCACTGTTGAACGATTCCGGCGCCATCTGGCCAGATGACCGTTCGGAAGTCCCGCAGCACGAGCAGCCACGAGGCGACACCGACATGCCCCCGTCTTCCTACAACCAGCGCACCCTCTCGAAGACCGCCAGCCTCCAGGGCATCGGGCTCCACTCGGGCGCGAAGGTGACGCTCACGCTGCGTCCGGCCCCCGCGGGGCACGGCATCGTCTTCGTGCGTACGGACCTGCCCCGGCCGGTGAGCATCCCCGCCCTGGCGGAGTACGTGGTGGACACGGTGCTGGCGACGACGCTGGGCCGCGACGGCGCCAAGGTGGCCACGGTGGAGCACCTGATGTCGGCCATGGCGGGCATGGGCATCGACAACGCCCGGGTGGAGCTGGACGGCCCGGAGGTCCCCATCATGGACGGCAGCGCCGCCCCCTTCGCGGCCCTCATCCAGGAGGCCGGCGTCCGCGAGCTGGACGCGCCCAAGGAGCTGCTCGTCATCAAGAAGCCGGTGTCCGTGGTGGACGGTGACAAGCAGGCCTCGCTCACCCCGTCTCGCCACTTCCGCATCAGCTGCACCATCGACTTCGAGCACCCCGTCATCCAGGGCCAGGCGTTCGACCTGGACTTCAGCGACCGGGACTTCTCGCGCGAGATTTCGCGCGCGCGCACGTTCTGCTTCCTGCGCGACGTGGAGAAGCTCAAGAGCCTGGGCCTGGCGCGCGGCGGCTCGCTGGACAACGCCATCGTCGTGGACGAGGTCTCCATCCTCAACCCCGAGGGCTTGCGCTTCACCGACGAGTTCGTGCGTCACAAGATCCTGGACGCCATCGGTGATGTGTCTCTGTTCGGCAGGCCTGTCATTGGCCACCTGACGGCCTACAAGACGGGCCACGCGCTCAATCACAAGCTGGTGCGCAAGGTCCTGTCGGACCCGAGCTGCTATGAGATTGTCCCGGCGCGTCGCCGCGACGTGGAGGGCCTGGAGCTGGGCCTGCCCGGGCTTGCTGGCGCGTTGGAGCTGGAGCCGCTCGTCGCCTGAAAGGGCGTCTTGCATTTCCTTGCAGGTCGGGGCTGCCTCGACTAAGTCGCGGGCTTATGCCCATGCGTCCAACCCCCGTCATCCTCGCCGCGCTGCTGGCGGCTTCGTTCACCGCCGGTTGCAACAAGGAGAAGGCGCCGGCCACCGCGCAGGCTCCCGCCGCCGCCGCGGCCACTGCGGGTGAGCCCACCCCGGAGACCGTGGTCGCCACCTTCGGCGACGGCCAGAAGATCACCTACAAGGAGCTCAACGAGCGCGTCTCGGAGCCCCTGGCCAACCTCGAGAAGCAGAAGTTCCAGCTGCGCAAGCGCGGCCTCGAGGGCATGGTGACCGAGAAGCTGGTCGACGCGGAGGCCAAGAAGCGCGGCATCTCCCAGGACCAGTTCCTCAAGGCGGAGATCGACGACAAGGTCCAGGCGCCCACCGAGGAGAAGATCAAGGAGGTCTTCGACGGCGCCAAGGGCCAGCTGCCCCCCGGCTCGACGTTCGAGCAGATGAAGCCGCAGATCGTCGACTTCCTCACCCAGCAGCCCAAGCAGGAGCGCGCCCAGGCCCTGTTCGCGGAGCTGCGCAAGAACGCGAACGTGCAGATCACCCTGCCCGAGCCCCCGCGCCCGCCCGCCGAGCGCAAGCAGGTCGCCGCCACCGGCCCGTCGAAGGGTCCGGACAGCGCGCCCATCACCATCGTCGAGTTCAGCGACTTCCAGTGCCCGTTCTGCAGCCGTGCCAACGCCGCGGTGGACCAGGTCTTCAAGGAGTACGACGGCAAGGTGAAGCTGGTGTTCCGCCAGTTCCCGCTCGACTTCCACAAGGAGGCGCAGAAGGCCGCAGAGGCCTCGCTGTGCGCGGCGGACCAGAACAAGTTCTGGGAGATGCACGACAAGCTGTTCGCCAGCCAGAGCGCCCTGCAGGTGGAGAACCTCAAGAAGTACGCGGGCGAGCTGCAGCTGGATCAGGCCAAGTTCGACAAGTGCCTGGACTCCGGTGAGAAGGCCACCATCGTGAAGACGGACATGGCGGACGCGCAGAAGGTCGGCGTCAGCGGCACGCCGGCGTTCTTCATCAACGGCGTCATGCTCTCCGGCGCGCAGCCGTTCGAGGAGTTCAAGAGCATCATCGACGCCGAGCTGAAGCCGACGGCGCAGAAGTAATCCCGACGCACGGAGGACACGGGCGGTGGCCCAGAAACCCAAGGCCACGCCCCGGCTCGGTGGCGAGGCGACTTCCCTCGACCTGGAGAAGTCGCTTTCCCAGGGCCTGTCCTCCTCCCGTCCCCTCTCGGCCTGGTTCCACGGGCCGGAGGGGATGGTGCTCCTCCATGAGCCCTCGGGCTTCGCCGGCTTCCTGGCCGGGACGCTCGGGACGTTGTCCGTGGAGGAGGTCTTCGCCCACGTCCTGACGGGCATCCGCAGTGGCCTGTTGGCCGTGCAGCACGGCGCGGTGCGCAGGACGGTGTCCTTCCGGGATGGGCAGGTGGTGTTCGCCACGTCCACGGAGCGCTGGGAGCGGCTGGGCGCGGTGCTGGTGCGGTTGGGGCTGGTGACGCAGGCGCAGCTCACGCAGGCGCTCTCGCGCGTGACGCCGTCGCGGCGCATCGGCCAGGTGCTCACGTCCGAGGGCATGGTCTCCGAGGCGAACCTCTACAGCGCCATGACGTACGTGGTGCGCGAGGTGGTGCTGAGCCTCTTCGAGCTGACGGAGGGCAGCTTCCTGTTCGTCGAGGGGCCCGCGCCCATGGCGGACGTGGTGAAGCTGCCGGAGCGCACGCGGGATCTGGTGCTCACCGGAATCAAGCGCTCGGAGGAGCTGTCGCGGCTTCGGCGCCGCTATCCGGACGACACGCGCGTGGAGGTGGGCCCTTCGGGGGCGCGCGCGGGCGAGGAGCGCTTCTGCCAGCGGATGGGCTCGGGCACGACGGTGGGCGAGCTGCGGCTGGTGCGCGAGAGCGGCGCGCACACGTTCTTCACGTGGCTGGAGGAGTGCGTGCGGGGCGGGCACCTCCAGGTGAAGCCCGCGGCGCCGCCCGTGCCTCCGGCGCCCGCGGTGGAGGGCATGGCGTGGGAGCTGTTGTCCGCGGAGGAGCGCTACAACCTGTTGTTGTCGCTCATCCACCGCGCGCTGCGCGACGCGGGGCAGGACGTGGACTTGATGCGCGGCTTCCTCGACGCGCCGCCCTCGGGGCTGGAGGACGCGTTCTCGGGCGTGGTGCTGGGGCCGGATGGGCGGGTGGACGTGACGCGGCTGCGCGCGAACCTGGCGTCCGGTGGTGAGGCCGTGGCGCGGGCGCTGACGCTGGAGGCGCTGGACGCCATCGTGTCGTATGCGCTGTTCACCGCGCGCAACGTGTTGCCCCCGGACGTGGCCGAGCGCCTGTCCAACACCTACCGCACCCTCCAGGGAGGGCTGGCCTAGCAGGCGCCACATGCCCACGTTCGCGACCACGGCGTTGGTGGTCGGGGGATGCGTGTCATGGGTGTTCTGCGGAAGCTGGCGTGGGGTTTCCTGTTGTGGGGCACGGCGTGCAGTGGCTCGCGCCAGGCCGTGAAGGCCGACGCGGCGGCGACGGAGCCGGGCACGGGTGGCTCCGGGCCCCCGGTGGCGGCGCAGACGGCGTCGGTGTCCGGGCCCTACGTCGACGAGGAGCTGGGCTTCGAAATCATCCGCCCCAGCGACGAGTGGCACCTGGTGGTGACGAATGAGCGCACGCCGGAGGGGCTGGCGATTCCCGTCGTCCTGCGCCACCCGCCCTCCAACGCGCAGGTGGTGCTCCAGGTGGCGCCGGAGGTGGTGTCGCCCACCCAGTTCGCCGAGCGGCTCGCGGAGGGCCTGCGTCAGCAGCCGGGCTTCACCACCACGGACCCGGCGCCGCTCGCCTTGTCGGACAAGGCGGTGGGCTTCGACTTCCAGGTGGGGGACGGCGTGCACGGCCGCGTCGCCGTGCGCGAGGGACAGGAGGGCCGCGTGCTGATGATGCTGGCCACCTGGCCCGCGCTGGCGCCGGCCAGTGACATCCAGAACGTGGATGCCCTCATCCAGGGCATCCGGCCGCTGCCGGAGCGCAAGAAGCCGCTTCCCGGCACCGTGCCCCAGGCCGCGCGTCCCTGAGCTTCATGGGACGCAGGCGAGCGCTGGGGAACCTCCTCAGCCGCGCGTGGACTTCTTCGCGCCGCGCGCCTGGCGAGCGGGCTTGGCGGGCGCCTCGGCCACCTCGTCGCCCTGCGTCTGCGCGCGCAGCCGCACCCACTCGACCAGGGTGCGCACGCCCACGCCGGTGCCGCCCTTGGAGAGGTAGCCGCGCTCCTTGGGGCTGTTGGACGGCCCCGCGATGTCCAGGTGCACCCACGGCGTGTCGCCGACGAACTCCTTGAGGAACAGCGCGGCGTTGATGGACCCGCCCCAGCGCTCGCCGGAGTTCTTCATGTCGGCGACCTCGGAGCGCAGCGCGTCCTTCTGCAGCTCGCTCACCGGCAGGCGCCACATCTCCTCGCCCGCGGTGCGCGCGGACTGGAGCACCTGGTTGACGGTGTCGTCGTCGTCACCGAAGGCGCCCACGATGTAGTTGCCCAGCGCGACGATGCACGCGCCCGTGAGCGTGGCCAGGTCGATGACGGCGGACGGCTTGTGCTCGCACGCCCACGTCAGCATGTCGCCCAGCACCAGCCGGCCCTCGGCGTCCGTGTTGGTGATCTCCACCGTCTTGCCCAGCCGCGACGTGAGGATGTCACCGGGCTTGTACGCGTTGCCGGCCGGCATGTTCTCGCACGCGCCGATGAAGGCATGCACGGGGAAGGGCGGCTTGAGGGCGGCGATGACCTGCATGGCGCCCAGCACCGCGGCCGAGCCCGCCATGTCCGTCTTCATGTCCACCATGCCCTCGGTGGGCTTGAGCGACAGGCCGCCCGAGTCGAACGTAATGGCCTTGCCCACCAGCGCCAGCGGAGGCCGCTTCGCGTCGCGCGCGTTCTTCGGCGTGTACTCCACGTGGATGAGCCGGGGCTCCTCGGTGCTCCCGGCCGTGACGCCCAGGAACATGCCCATCCGCAGCTTCTCGATTTCGCGCTGCCCGCCGATGGTGATCTTCAGCCCGTGCTCCTTGGCGGACTTGCGCGCCGCCTCGGCCAGCACCGTGGGCGTCACCGCGTTGGGCGGCTCGTTCACCAGATCCCGGGCCCAGTTGGCCGCCTCCGCCACGCGCTTGCCCAGCGCGAGCGCGTCCTCGAGGTCGCGCGACTTCTCCACGCCCTCGGGCAGCACCAGGGACACCTTGACGGGCTTCTTCGCGCCCTTCTCCTCGCGCGCGGAGGACTTGTACTTGTCGAACTTGTACGCACCCAGCTCCAGCCCCTCCACCACCGCGCGCACCGCGTCCGCCCCCGCGTCCGTGACGGGAAGCGCCACCACCAGCGAGACCACCTTGAGCCGCTGGGCCGTCTTCGCCGCGCGTCCGGCGGCCAGCCGTAGCACCTCCGGGTGGAAGCGCGCGCGGCTGCCCAGGCCCAACAGCAGCACCCGGCCCGCCGTGGTGCGGCCGAGCGTGTGCATCACCAGGGACTGGTCCGCCTTCGCCTTGAAGCCCTCCTGGGTGGCGGCGCCGCGCAGGCGGCCCTCCAGCGCGCTGTCCGCCGCGACGAGACCCGCCGGGGCGCCCTCACCCAGCTCACCCTCGAAGAGCGGGATGACGAGCAGCTCTCCATTCGCAAGGGAGGCGTCGCCGGAGACGAAGGAGAAATTCATGGGCCGATGGACTCCTGAACGGATGAGGGAAGACGAAAGGCCGCGGACTGTAACGCCCGCCTTGTTGCACGCAAAGCGTTGGATTTCATTCGAGCGTTGCATTGCCGCGAGGGGCTGGGTAGCAGTCAGGCAATGCCCACCTTGCTGATGCATCTGACCGCCATCGAACGGTTGGCCGCCAACCCCGGAGAGCTGCCTCCGGAGTGGGTGCGTGCGCTCTCGGAGGACCTGCCCTACGCGCGCTTCGGCGCGGCGCTGCCGGACCTGCCCTTGTGCGAGGGCGTCCGCGGGGGGCTCGCCGCCTTCCTGCCCGAGCGCGAGATGCCGCTCTTCTCGCGGCTGTACCACGAGCGCGCGCCGGTGGGCTTCGGCCTGAAGATGGCGGAGCTCGTCGCCACGGGCGCGCTGGTGGGCACCGAGCCGGGACTGGCCCTGCTGTCCGGCTACTTCACGCACCTGTGCATGGACCGCAGGCTGCACCCCATCGTCGACCAGCTCGTGGTGAGACACCGCCGACGGGGCGAGCGGGCGCTGGCGGCGCACCGCGACATCGAGTGGGCGCAGACGCTCTTCTACCTGCGCGAATTGCACGGCGTGGACCTGCTCGGCACGCCCCGGCTGCGCGAGAAGTGTCAGGTGGTGAAGAGCCCGGGCTTCCCGTGGCGCGGCATCGGCCGGGGCATCTACGAGCTGGTGCGCCTGTCCTCGCAGGAGCGCGTGGGGCAGGCGCCCTCCAAGGCGGAGGTGGATGGCTGGGTGCGTGGGCTGTACGTCTCCGGACTCTTCCTCTCCAGCCCCGTGGGCCGCACACGCGCGCTGCCCGCCTTCGCCCGCCTGTCCTTCCAGGAGCTGTATCGCAACGACACCTTCGACTTCGCCCAGGAGGTCGAAGGTGCGCTGGAGTCGGCGCGTGGAGTCCTTCGGAGGTTGCACGGCTACATGGCCAGGGGCACCTTCACGCCTCGGACGCGGGCGCGCTTCCTGGAGGCCTTCCCCGAGGGGACGCTGGGGGTTCGCGCGGCTTGACGCACCGGCCCCACGCCCTGCGGTACCAGGACGTTTCGCGCGCAGAGCAACCGTCCTGGCGAGCCTGCCTGCCGTCGGGGAATGCCGCTGTGCGCGGCGGGGAACCGCTCCTATCCTCGTGGAGGAATGACGGTACTTCTCCTCATGGTGGTGGGCGGGCTCGCGGGGGCGTTGGGAGCGATGCTCGGCATCGGAGGCGGCATCGTGCTGGTGCCCGCGCTGGTGCTGGGCTTCGGACTGCCGCTGGAGGAGGCGGTGCCCGCCAGCCTCATGTGCGTGGTGGCCAACTCGTGCGCCGCCGCCGCGGGCTACGTCGACAACCACCTGAGTGACATCCGGCTGGGGCTGACGCTGGAGCTGGCCACGGTGCTGGGCGCCATCGCGGGTGGCCTCGTCGCGGCGCTCATCGCGCCGGCGATGGTGGCGGTGGTGTTCGGCCTGTTCACGCTCTACGTGGCGCTGCAGATGATTCTGCTGCGCTCGCCCCGACGCGAGCCGGCGACGCTGGACGACTACCAACCGACGAACTACCCGCTGGGCATCTCCGGCTCGTTCGTGGCCGGTGGCCTGTCCGCGCTGCTGGGCGTCGGGGGTGGGCCGCTGAAGGTGCCGTTGATGAGCTACGGCATGCACGTGCCCTTCAAGGTGGCCAGCGCCACGAGCAACCTGATGATTGGCGTGACGGGCGCGGCGAGCGTGGCCGCGTACGCGCTGCGCGGACACCTCAAGCTGGCGCTGGTGTCGCCGCTGGTGGTGGGTGTGTTGGCGGGCGCCTATGTCGGCAGCCGGTTGATGCCGAAGGTCCCCACGGCGGTGCTCAAGCGGCTGTTCGCGCTGGTGCTGCTGACGGTGGCGGGGCAGATGTTGTGGAAGGGAGGGGCGGGACTGTGGCCGAGCAT of Myxococcus fulvus contains these proteins:
- a CDS encoding DUF4388 domain-containing protein, which translates into the protein MAQKPKATPRLGGEATSLDLEKSLSQGLSSSRPLSAWFHGPEGMVLLHEPSGFAGFLAGTLGTLSVEEVFAHVLTGIRSGLLAVQHGAVRRTVSFRDGQVVFATSTERWERLGAVLVRLGLVTQAQLTQALSRVTPSRRIGQVLTSEGMVSEANLYSAMTYVVREVVLSLFELTEGSFLFVEGPAPMADVVKLPERTRDLVLTGIKRSEELSRLRRRYPDDTRVEVGPSGARAGEERFCQRMGSGTTVGELRLVRESGAHTFFTWLEECVRGGHLQVKPAAPPVPPAPAVEGMAWELLSAEERYNLLLSLIHRALRDAGQDVDLMRGFLDAPPSGLEDAFSGVVLGPDGRVDVTRLRANLASGGEAVARALTLEALDAIVSYALFTARNVLPPDVAERLSNTYRTLQGGLA
- the lpxC gene encoding UDP-3-O-acyl-N-acetylglucosamine deacetylase — encoded protein: MPPSSYNQRTLSKTASLQGIGLHSGAKVTLTLRPAPAGHGIVFVRTDLPRPVSIPALAEYVVDTVLATTLGRDGAKVATVEHLMSAMAGMGIDNARVELDGPEVPIMDGSAAPFAALIQEAGVRELDAPKELLVIKKPVSVVDGDKQASLTPSRHFRISCTIDFEHPVIQGQAFDLDFSDRDFSREISRARTFCFLRDVEKLKSLGLARGGSLDNAIVVDEVSILNPEGLRFTDEFVRHKILDAIGDVSLFGRPVIGHLTAYKTGHALNHKLVRKVLSDPSCYEIVPARRRDVEGLELGLPGLAGALELEPLVA
- the ruvB gene encoding Holliday junction branch migration DNA helicase RuvB, producing MVMARKSDTLSEEVLPEDVRLEASLRPRSFDEYVGQGSVVEKLKVYVQAARSRGEALDHCLFSGPPGLGKTSLAHIIANELGVGIHVTSGPALERKGDLAGLLTNLNARDVLFIDEIHRLNAAVEEYLYPAMEDFRLDITIDTGPAARAMKIDLPPFTLIGATTRTGLLTSPLRDRFQIQERLEYYDAQALELILHRSARILGIPLDKDAAHEVATRSRGTPRIVNRLLRRLRDFAEVEGDGRITLALAKKSLDRLGVDASGLDSMDRKILLTILDKFGGGPVGVETIAASVGEQRDTIEDVYEPFLMQEGFLQRTPRGRMATHRTYQYFKKQPPPTPQGSLF
- a CDS encoding ELWxxDGT repeat protein; translation: MKAWRGIPVLVSVLWGGLLAVGCGPAVEGSDAEGEAAVESARADVVAAGRACTSERVMPSGTKPEWLVRGVDRLFFSADSEGQGRELWSSPGGGGCAGVVKDIRAGAQGSVPRYLTALGRWVLFAADDGLQGPELWRTDGTEAGTVRVLDVWPGERGSAPRALTRVGTFVYFLAEAPGNGQELWRTDGTASGTRRVHAFVPGSDVLQLTAWGERLALVSYDAEAAVLWVVEPSGETREVFRSAVGVFDSLTAVERRLFFVRDTGEGIVELWVVAGRQAVATKVRDFSGGAPSELTALGGQVFFHAGSDGNYGELGDTRHGGELWRSDGTTLGTRMVRDIWPGPKGSLPSDLVAMDGVLYFAAEDGWRGRELWRSDGTALGTWMVWDLQWGAEGSEPRQLVAQDGWLFFSATTAAHGREAWKSDGWLWNTRRLTDIAPGTSSSNPRSFVRSGRDVFFLANEAAVGEALWVLPLHGAWPCAGPQGGKGC
- a CDS encoding thioredoxin domain-containing protein; this translates as MRPTPVILAALLAASFTAGCNKEKAPATAQAPAAAAATAGEPTPETVVATFGDGQKITYKELNERVSEPLANLEKQKFQLRKRGLEGMVTEKLVDAEAKKRGISQDQFLKAEIDDKVQAPTEEKIKEVFDGAKGQLPPGSTFEQMKPQIVDFLTQQPKQERAQALFAELRKNANVQITLPEPPRPPAERKQVAATGPSKGPDSAPITIVEFSDFQCPFCSRANAAVDQVFKEYDGKVKLVFRQFPLDFHKEAQKAAEASLCAADQNKFWEMHDKLFASQSALQVENLKKYAGELQLDQAKFDKCLDSGEKATIVKTDMADAQKVGVSGTPAFFINGVMLSGAQPFEEFKSIIDAELKPTAQK
- a CDS encoding ABC transporter substrate-binding protein; translation: MGVLRKLAWGFLLWGTACSGSRQAVKADAAATEPGTGGSGPPVAAQTASVSGPYVDEELGFEIIRPSDEWHLVVTNERTPEGLAIPVVLRHPPSNAQVVLQVAPEVVSPTQFAERLAEGLRQQPGFTTTDPAPLALSDKAVGFDFQVGDGVHGRVAVREGQEGRVLMMLATWPALAPASDIQNVDALIQGIRPLPERKKPLPGTVPQAARP